A single window of Leclercia adecarboxylata DNA harbors:
- the panM gene encoding aspartate 1-decarboxylase autocleavage activator PanM → MKLTIHRLEKFSDQDHIDLNKIWPEYSPSSLTVDETHRIYAARFNERLLGAVRVTLSGTQGALDSLRVREVTRRRGVGQYLIEEVMRDNPSVASWWMADVGVEDRGVMAAFMQALGFTAQSNGWEKH, encoded by the coding sequence ATGAAACTGACCATCCACCGTCTGGAGAAATTTAGCGACCAGGATCATATCGACCTCAACAAGATCTGGCCGGAATATTCTCCCTCCTCGCTCACCGTTGATGAAACACACCGTATTTATGCTGCGCGCTTTAACGAGCGGCTGTTAGGGGCGGTGCGGGTAACGCTGAGCGGTACGCAAGGAGCGCTGGACTCCCTGCGCGTGCGGGAGGTCACCCGCCGTCGCGGCGTGGGGCAATATTTGATTGAAGAAGTGATGCGCGATAACCCGAGCGTGGCCTCGTGGTGGATGGCGGATGTCGGCGTGGAAGACAGGGGTGTGATGGCGGCCTTTATGCAGGCCCTGGGGTTTACGGCGCAAAGCAACGGGTGGGAAAAGCATTAA
- the rpoH gene encoding RNA polymerase sigma factor RpoH, with amino-acid sequence MTKEMQTLALAPVGNLESYIRAANTWPMLTAEEEKELAEKLHYQGDLEAAKTLILSHLRFVVHVARNYAGYGLPQADLIQEGNIGLMKAVRRFNPEVGVRLVSFAVHWIKAEIHEYVLRNWRIVKVATTKAQRKLFFNLRKTKQRLGWFNQDEVEMVARELGVSSKDVREMESRMAAQDMTFDMSSDDDASDSQPMAPVLYLQDKSSNFADGIEDDNWEEQAANKLTFAMEGLDERSQDIIRARWLDEDNKSTLQELADRYGVSAERVRQLEKNAMKKLRAAIEA; translated from the coding sequence ATGACCAAAGAAATGCAAACTTTAGCTTTAGCCCCTGTTGGTAACCTGGAATCATATATCCGGGCTGCGAACACCTGGCCGATGTTAACGGCCGAGGAAGAAAAGGAGCTTGCTGAAAAGCTGCATTACCAGGGCGATCTGGAAGCAGCTAAGACGCTGATCCTGTCTCACCTGCGCTTTGTTGTTCACGTTGCTCGTAACTACGCGGGCTACGGCCTGCCGCAGGCTGACCTGATCCAGGAAGGCAACATCGGCCTGATGAAGGCGGTGCGTCGCTTCAACCCGGAAGTGGGTGTGCGTCTGGTCTCCTTCGCCGTGCACTGGATCAAAGCGGAAATCCACGAATACGTGCTGCGTAACTGGCGTATCGTGAAGGTCGCGACCACTAAAGCACAGCGTAAACTGTTCTTTAACCTGCGTAAAACCAAGCAGCGTCTGGGCTGGTTTAACCAGGATGAAGTAGAAATGGTTGCCCGCGAGCTGGGTGTTTCCAGCAAAGACGTGCGCGAGATGGAATCCCGTATGGCTGCGCAGGACATGACCTTTGATATGTCCTCTGACGACGATGCGTCAGACAGCCAGCCGATGGCTCCGGTCCTGTATCTGCAGGATAAATCGTCCAACTTTGCCGACGGCATTGAAGACGACAACTGGGAAGAGCAGGCCGCCAACAAGCTGACCTTTGCAATGGAAGGTCTCGACGAGCGTAGCCAGGATATTATCCGTGCCCGCTGGCTGGACGAAGACAACAAGTCCACCCTGCAGGAGCTGGCCGATCGCTACGGTGTCTCCGCTGAACGTGTGCGTCAGCTTGAGAAAAACGCCATGAAAAAACTTCGCGCCGCTATCGAAGCGTAA
- the ftsY gene encoding signal recognition particle-docking protein FtsY, with product MAKEKKRGFFSWLGFGQKEQETEQQNEEQQIAEQPAAVEQPQPETPVETVADVEAEARTHSQQETEAFAEEVVEVTEQVQESEKPQPVEPEPVIVEPEPVAVASEPVEESVEPVAEVEPPQAIEHEELPLPEEILDEIEEAIPEEYLPETDVEEPISDEELEAQALAAAAAEEAVIVVPVAEEEEPVEELAQEQEKPTKEGFFARLKRSLIKTKENLGSGFISLFRGKKIDDDLFEELEEQLLIADVGVETTRKIINSLTESASRKQLRDAEALYGLLKEEMGEILAKVDEPLNIEGKMPFVILMVGVNGVGKTTTIGKLARQFEQQGKSVMLAAGDTFRAAAVEQLQVWGQRNNIPVIAQHTGADSASVIFDAIQAAKARNVDVLIADTAGRLQNKSHLMEELKKIVRVMKKLDEDAPHEIMLTIDASTGQNAISQAKLFHEAVGLTGITLTKLDGTAKGGVIFSVADQFGIPIRYIGVGERIEDLRPFKSGDFIEALFARED from the coding sequence ATGGCAAAAGAGAAAAAACGTGGCTTCTTTTCCTGGCTGGGCTTTGGTCAAAAAGAGCAGGAAACCGAGCAGCAGAACGAAGAACAACAGATCGCCGAACAGCCTGCCGCTGTTGAACAGCCGCAGCCTGAAACCCCTGTTGAGACCGTCGCTGACGTAGAAGCAGAAGCGCGCACCCACAGCCAGCAAGAGACTGAAGCCTTCGCTGAAGAGGTGGTTGAGGTCACAGAGCAGGTCCAGGAGAGCGAAAAACCGCAGCCGGTTGAGCCAGAGCCTGTGATCGTTGAGCCAGAGCCAGTGGCCGTTGCGTCAGAGCCTGTGGAAGAGAGTGTCGAGCCGGTCGCTGAGGTGGAACCTCCGCAGGCGATTGAGCATGAAGAATTACCGCTGCCGGAAGAGATCCTCGATGAAATTGAGGAAGCGATCCCGGAAGAGTACCTGCCAGAGACCGACGTTGAAGAGCCCATTAGCGATGAAGAGCTCGAAGCTCAGGCGCTGGCGGCCGCAGCCGCAGAAGAAGCGGTTATCGTCGTCCCGGTAGCGGAAGAGGAAGAGCCGGTTGAAGAGCTTGCCCAGGAGCAGGAAAAACCAACCAAAGAAGGTTTCTTCGCGCGCCTGAAACGCAGCCTGATCAAAACCAAAGAGAACCTCGGTTCCGGATTTATCAGTCTGTTCCGCGGTAAGAAAATCGACGATGATCTCTTTGAAGAGCTGGAAGAACAGCTGCTGATTGCCGACGTTGGTGTGGAAACCACCCGTAAAATCATCAACAGTCTGACGGAGAGCGCCAGCCGTAAACAGCTGCGTGACGCCGAGGCGCTGTACGGCCTGCTGAAAGAAGAGATGGGTGAAATCCTCGCAAAAGTTGACGAACCGCTTAATATTGAAGGCAAAATGCCATTTGTTATTCTGATGGTCGGCGTTAACGGCGTGGGTAAAACTACCACTATCGGCAAGCTGGCGCGTCAGTTCGAACAGCAGGGCAAATCGGTGATGCTGGCCGCGGGCGATACCTTCCGTGCCGCCGCCGTAGAGCAGCTGCAGGTGTGGGGCCAGCGCAACAACATTCCGGTGATTGCCCAGCACACCGGGGCGGATTCCGCCTCCGTGATCTTTGACGCTATTCAGGCGGCCAAAGCGCGTAATGTGGATGTGCTGATTGCCGATACCGCAGGGCGTTTGCAGAACAAATCGCACCTGATGGAAGAGCTGAAGAAGATCGTCCGGGTAATGAAAAAGCTGGACGAAGATGCACCGCATGAAATTATGCTGACTATTGATGCCAGCACCGGGCAGAACGCCATCAGTCAGGCGAAGCTGTTCCACGAAGCGGTAGGATTGACCGGGATCACGCTGACCAAGCTGGATGGCACCGCGAAAGGCGGGGTGATCTTCTCGGTGGCCGATCAGTTTGGTATTCCTATCCGCTACATCGGTGTTGGCGAACGTATCGAAGATTTACGTCCGTTTAAATCGGGCGACTTTATTGAGGCACTTTTTGCCCGAGAGGATTAA
- a CDS encoding lysoplasmalogenase, which produces MLWSFIAVCFSAWLYVDASYRGPAWQRWLFKPVTLLLLLLLAWQAPMFNAISYLVLAGLCASLVGDALTLLPRQRLLYAVGAFFLSHLLYTIYFASQMTLSFFWPLPLALLVIGALLIAVIWSRLEELRWAVCTFIAMTLVMVWLAGELWFFRPTAPALSAFIGATLLLLGNIVWLGSHYRRRFGADNAIAAACYFAGHFLIVRSLYI; this is translated from the coding sequence ATGCTTTGGTCATTTATCGCTGTCTGTTTCTCCGCATGGCTGTATGTCGATGCGTCCTACCGCGGCCCTGCCTGGCAGCGCTGGCTGTTTAAACCCGTCACCTTGTTGCTCCTGTTACTGCTGGCCTGGCAAGCGCCGATGTTTAACGCCATCAGTTACCTGGTGCTCGCCGGGCTCTGCGCGTCTCTGGTGGGCGATGCTCTGACCCTGCTGCCGCGCCAGCGTCTGCTCTATGCCGTGGGGGCGTTCTTCTTATCGCACCTGCTCTATACCATCTATTTCGCCAGCCAGATGACGCTGTCGTTCTTCTGGCCGCTGCCGCTGGCGCTGCTGGTCATTGGCGCGCTGCTGATCGCCGTGATCTGGTCGCGTCTGGAAGAGCTGCGCTGGGCGGTATGTACCTTTATCGCCATGACCCTGGTGATGGTCTGGCTGGCGGGCGAGCTGTGGTTCTTCCGTCCGACGGCTCCTGCCCTGTCGGCCTTCATCGGCGCCACGCTCCTGCTGCTGGGCAATATCGTCTGGCTGGGTAGCCACTATCGTCGCCGTTTCGGCGCCGATAATGCCATTGCCGCCGCCTGCTACTTCGCCGGGCATTTCCTGATTGTGCGTTCGCTGTATATTTAA
- the ftsE gene encoding cell division ATP-binding protein FtsE, whose protein sequence is MIRFEHVSKAYLGGRQALQGINFHLQPGEMAFLTGHSGAGKSTLLKLICGIERPSAGKIWFSGHDISRLKNREVPFLRRQIGMIFQDHHLLMDRTVFDNVAIPLIIAGASGDDIRRRVSAALDKVGLLDKAKNFPIQLSGGEQQRVGIARAVVNKPAVLLADEPTGNLDDALSEGILRLFEEFNRVGVTVLMATHDMGLISRRSYRMLTLSDGHLHGGLGE, encoded by the coding sequence ATGATTCGCTTTGAACACGTCAGCAAGGCCTATCTCGGTGGGAGACAAGCGCTGCAGGGGATTAACTTTCACCTGCAGCCGGGCGAGATGGCATTTCTGACCGGCCACTCCGGCGCAGGGAAAAGTACCCTGCTCAAGCTTATCTGCGGGATCGAACGGCCCAGTGCCGGGAAAATCTGGTTTAGCGGCCACGACATTAGTCGTCTGAAAAACCGTGAAGTGCCGTTTCTGCGTCGGCAGATCGGCATGATTTTCCAGGATCACCATCTGCTGATGGACCGCACGGTATTCGACAACGTGGCGATCCCGCTGATTATTGCGGGCGCCAGCGGGGATGACATTCGTCGTCGCGTGTCGGCGGCGCTGGATAAGGTCGGGCTGCTGGACAAAGCGAAGAACTTTCCGATCCAGCTCTCCGGCGGTGAACAGCAGCGCGTCGGCATTGCCCGCGCGGTGGTGAATAAACCGGCGGTGCTGCTGGCGGATGAACCTACCGGTAACCTGGACGACGCCCTTTCCGAAGGGATCCTGCGTCTGTTTGAGGAGTTTAACCGCGTTGGGGTGACAGTACTGATGGCGACGCACGACATGGGGCTTATCTCCCGTCGTTCGTACCGCATGCTGACGCTGAGCGACGGTCATTTGCACGGAGGCCTCGGTGAATAA
- the livK gene encoding high-affinity branched-chain amino acid ABC transporter substrate-binding protein LivK: MRMNAKTLVAGMVALAISQSAMAEDIKVAVVGALSGPVAQWGDMEFNGARQAIKDINAKGGIKGDKLVGVEYDDACDPKQAVAVANKIVNDGIQYVIGHLCSSSTQPASDIYEDEGILMITPGATNPELTQRGYQYIMRTAGLDSSQGPTAAKYIIETVKPQRIAIIHDKQQYGEGLARSVQDGLKKGGANVVFFDGITAGEKDFSALLARLQKENIDFVYYGGYYPEMGQMLRQARAVGLKTQFMGPEGVGNASLSNIAGDAGEGMLVTMPKRYDQDPANAAIVDALKAEKKDASGPYVWITYAAVQSLATAMDRTGSKEPQDLIKDLKAHGADTVIGPLNWDEKGDLKGFEFGVFKWHADGSSSVAK, from the coding sequence ATGAGAATGAACGCGAAAACATTAGTCGCGGGGATGGTTGCACTGGCGATTTCGCAGTCAGCTATGGCGGAAGATATTAAAGTTGCCGTGGTAGGGGCGTTATCCGGCCCTGTTGCCCAGTGGGGCGATATGGAGTTCAACGGCGCGCGCCAGGCCATTAAGGACATCAATGCCAAAGGCGGCATTAAGGGTGACAAACTGGTCGGCGTGGAATATGACGATGCCTGTGACCCGAAACAAGCCGTCGCCGTCGCCAACAAAATTGTTAACGATGGCATTCAGTATGTGATTGGCCATCTCTGCTCGTCCTCTACCCAGCCTGCGTCCGACATCTATGAAGACGAAGGCATCCTGATGATCACGCCGGGCGCTACTAACCCTGAACTGACCCAGCGCGGCTATCAGTACATCATGCGTACCGCCGGTCTTGACTCCTCCCAGGGACCCACCGCGGCGAAATACATCATCGAAACCGTCAAGCCGCAGCGCATCGCTATCATTCACGATAAGCAGCAGTACGGTGAAGGGCTGGCTCGCTCGGTGCAGGACGGCCTGAAAAAAGGCGGCGCGAACGTCGTCTTCTTCGACGGCATCACTGCGGGCGAGAAAGACTTCTCGGCGCTGCTGGCGCGTCTGCAGAAAGAGAACATCGACTTCGTTTACTACGGCGGCTACTACCCGGAAATGGGCCAGATGCTACGCCAGGCCCGTGCTGTCGGCCTGAAAACCCAGTTCATGGGCCCGGAAGGGGTGGGTAACGCCTCGCTGTCGAACATCGCGGGCGACGCGGGCGAAGGCATGCTGGTGACAATGCCAAAACGCTATGACCAGGATCCGGCCAACGCTGCTATCGTCGATGCCCTGAAAGCGGAGAAGAAAGACGCGAGTGGTCCATACGTGTGGATCACCTATGCCGCCGTGCAGTCTCTGGCCACCGCCATGGATCGTACCGGCAGCAAAGAACCGCAGGATCTGATTAAAGATTTAAAAGCACACGGGGCTGACACCGTGATTGGGCCGCTGAACTGGGACGAGAAAGGCGATCTGAAGGGATTTGAGTTTGGTGTCTTTAAGTGGCACGCCGACGGTTCATCCTCGGTCGCCAAATAA
- the ftsX gene encoding permease-like cell division protein FtsX has product MNKRDAINQMRQFGSKLDRFRKSAGGPGDGNRNAPKRSKVAPKPNSRKSNVFNEQVRYAFQGALQDLKSKPLATFLTVMVIAISLTLPSVCYMVYKNVNQAASQYYPSPQITVYLDKALDDNAAAQVVGQLQAEQGVEKVNYLSRDEALGEFRNWSGFGGALDMLEENPLPAVAVVIPKLDFQGTESLNTLRDRVSRINGIDEVRMDDSWFARLTALTGLVGRVAAMIGVLMVAAVFLVIGNSVRLSIFARRDTINVQKLIGATDGFILRPFLYGGALLGFSGAFLSLILSEILVMRLSAAVTDVAQVFGTKFNISGLAFDECLLLLLVCSMIGWIAAWLATVQHLRHFTPD; this is encoded by the coding sequence GTGAATAAGCGTGACGCAATAAACCAGATGCGGCAGTTTGGCAGCAAGCTTGACCGTTTCCGTAAATCGGCGGGCGGACCGGGCGATGGCAACCGCAATGCGCCGAAGCGCAGCAAAGTCGCGCCAAAACCCAACTCGCGCAAGTCCAACGTCTTTAACGAGCAGGTGCGGTACGCCTTCCAGGGTGCGCTGCAGGATCTGAAAAGCAAACCGCTGGCCACCTTCCTGACGGTGATGGTGATCGCCATCTCCCTGACCCTGCCCAGCGTCTGCTACATGGTCTACAAAAACGTTAACCAGGCGGCGTCGCAGTACTATCCCTCCCCGCAGATCACCGTTTATCTCGACAAAGCGCTCGACGATAACGCGGCGGCGCAGGTGGTGGGGCAGCTGCAGGCGGAGCAGGGCGTTGAGAAGGTAAACTACCTGTCGCGGGATGAGGCGCTGGGCGAGTTCCGCAACTGGTCCGGCTTTGGCGGCGCGCTGGATATGCTGGAGGAGAACCCCCTGCCCGCAGTGGCGGTGGTGATCCCGAAACTGGACTTCCAGGGAACCGAGTCGCTGAATACCCTGCGCGATCGCGTCTCCCGCATCAACGGCATTGATGAAGTACGCATGGACGACAGCTGGTTTGCCCGTCTGACGGCGCTGACCGGCCTTGTCGGGCGCGTGGCGGCAATGATCGGCGTGCTGATGGTCGCGGCGGTGTTCCTCGTTATCGGCAATAGCGTCCGTCTGAGCATCTTCGCCCGTCGCGATACCATCAACGTGCAAAAGCTGATCGGCGCAACCGACGGTTTTATCCTGCGCCCGTTCCTGTATGGCGGCGCACTGCTCGGTTTTTCCGGCGCATTTCTTTCACTGATTTTGTCAGAAATTTTGGTGATGCGTCTTTCCGCAGCGGTCACCGACGTGGCGCAGGTTTTCGGAACTAAGTTTAATATCAGTGGCTTAGCATTCGATGAGTGCCTGTTGCTGCTGCTGGTGTGCTCGATGATCGGCTGGATCGCAGCATGGTTAGCGACTGTGCAACATTTACGTCACTTTACCCCTGACTAA
- the livH gene encoding high-affinity branched-chain amino acid ABC transporter permease LivH translates to MSEQFLYFLQQMFNGVTLGSTYALIAIGYTMVYGIIGMINFAHGEVYMIGSYVSFMIIAALMMMGIDSSWLLVAAGFVGAIVIASAYGWSIERVAYRPVRSSKRLIALISAIGMSIFLQNYVSLTEGSRDVALPSLFNGQWIVGASENFSASITTMQLVIWIVTFLAMLALTLFIRYSRMGRACRACAEDLKMASLLGINTDRVIALTFVIGAAMAAVAGVLLGQFYGVINPYIGFMAGMKAFTAAVLGGIGSIPGAMIGGLILGVAEALSSAYLSTEYKDVVSFALLILVLLVMPTGILGRPEVEKV, encoded by the coding sequence ATGTCCGAGCAGTTTCTCTATTTTTTGCAGCAGATGTTTAACGGCGTCACGCTGGGAAGCACCTATGCACTGATCGCCATCGGCTATACGATGGTGTACGGCATTATCGGCATGATCAACTTCGCCCACGGCGAGGTGTACATGATCGGCAGCTATGTCTCCTTTATGATTATCGCCGCGCTGATGATGATGGGCATCGACAGCAGCTGGCTGCTGGTGGCTGCCGGGTTTGTCGGCGCGATTGTAATTGCGAGCGCCTACGGCTGGAGCATCGAACGCGTGGCCTACCGGCCCGTGCGCAGCTCCAAGCGCCTGATCGCGCTGATCTCCGCCATCGGGATGTCCATCTTCCTGCAAAACTACGTCAGCCTGACCGAAGGCTCACGCGACGTGGCGCTGCCAAGCCTGTTCAACGGCCAGTGGATTGTCGGGGCCAGCGAGAACTTCTCGGCGTCGATCACCACCATGCAGCTGGTGATCTGGATTGTCACCTTCCTCGCCATGCTGGCGCTGACCCTTTTCATCCGCTACTCCCGCATGGGTCGCGCCTGTCGCGCCTGCGCGGAAGACCTGAAGATGGCGAGCCTGCTGGGTATCAACACCGACCGCGTGATTGCCCTGACCTTCGTGATTGGTGCGGCGATGGCGGCGGTGGCTGGCGTGCTCCTCGGTCAGTTCTACGGCGTAATCAACCCGTACATCGGCTTTATGGCCGGGATGAAAGCCTTTACCGCAGCGGTGCTGGGCGGGATCGGCAGTATTCCGGGCGCCATGATCGGCGGCCTGATCCTCGGCGTGGCCGAAGCGCTCTCCTCTGCGTACCTGAGTACCGAATATAAAGACGTGGTGTCGTTTGCCCTGCTGATTCTGGTTCTGCTGGTCATGCCTACCGGTATTCTGGGTCGTCCGGAGGTAGAGAAAGTATGA
- the rsmD gene encoding 16S rRNA (guanine(966)-N(2))-methyltransferase has protein sequence MKKPNRAAAGQIRIIGGQWRGRKLPVPDSPGLRPTTDRVRETLFNWLAPSMVDARCLDCFAGSGALGLEALSRYAASATLLEMDRSVAQQLQQNLVTLKAAHAKVENTNTLAFLAQAGRPHDVVFVDPPFRKGLLEETLTLLENNGWLADDALIYVESEVENGLPPVPAHWDLHREKVAGQVAYRLYHRQSQGETDAGTD, from the coding sequence ATGAAGAAACCCAACCGTGCCGCAGCGGGCCAGATACGCATTATCGGCGGCCAGTGGCGAGGCCGTAAACTGCCGGTACCGGATAGCCCCGGTCTGCGCCCAACCACCGACCGCGTTCGCGAGACGCTGTTTAACTGGCTGGCACCTTCAATGGTAGATGCCCGCTGCCTGGATTGCTTCGCCGGAAGCGGTGCGCTGGGTCTCGAAGCCCTGTCGCGCTACGCCGCCAGCGCCACGCTGCTGGAGATGGATCGCAGCGTGGCCCAGCAGTTGCAGCAAAACCTGGTCACCCTGAAGGCCGCACACGCGAAAGTCGAAAATACCAACACCCTCGCCTTCCTTGCGCAGGCGGGCAGGCCGCACGATGTGGTGTTTGTCGATCCGCCTTTTCGCAAAGGGCTGCTGGAAGAGACGCTGACGCTGCTGGAAAACAACGGCTGGCTGGCGGATGATGCGCTAATCTACGTCGAGAGCGAGGTAGAAAATGGTTTACCGCCGGTGCCCGCCCACTGGGATCTGCACCGGGAAAAAGTGGCCGGCCAGGTCGCCTATCGTCTTTATCACCGTCAATCACAAGGAGAGACTGATGCCGGTACTGATTAA
- a CDS encoding branched-chain amino acid ABC transporter substrate-binding protein — MNMKGKALLAGCIALAFSTMAQADIKVAVVGAMSGPVAQYGDQEFTGAEQAVADINAKGGIKGEKLQIVKYDDACDPKQAVAVANKVVNDGIKYVIGHLCSSSTQPASDIYEDEGILMITPAATAPELTARGYKMVMRTTGLDSDQGPTAAKYIVDKVKPQRIAIVHDKQQYGEGLARSVQDNLKKSNANVVFFDGITAGEKDFSTMVARLKKENIDFVYYGGYHPEMGQLLRQARAAGLKTQFMGPEGVANVSLSNIAGESAEGLLVTKPKNYDQVPANKPIVDAIKAKKQDPSGAFVWTTYAALQTLQAGLNQSAEPADIATWLKANSVETVMGPLSWDEKGDLKGFEFGVFDWHANGTATDAK; from the coding sequence ATGAATATGAAGGGTAAAGCCTTACTGGCAGGATGTATCGCGTTGGCATTCAGCACCATGGCTCAGGCGGATATCAAAGTGGCCGTGGTTGGCGCCATGTCCGGTCCGGTAGCGCAGTACGGCGATCAGGAGTTCACCGGTGCAGAGCAGGCGGTTGCTGACATTAATGCCAAGGGCGGTATCAAAGGCGAAAAGCTGCAGATCGTAAAATATGATGATGCCTGTGACCCGAAACAAGCGGTTGCAGTCGCCAACAAAGTGGTCAACGACGGCATCAAATACGTGATCGGCCACCTGTGCTCCTCTTCCACGCAGCCTGCGTCTGACATCTATGAAGACGAAGGCATTCTGATGATCACTCCTGCCGCCACCGCGCCGGAACTGACCGCCCGTGGCTACAAGATGGTGATGCGTACTACCGGTCTGGACTCTGACCAGGGCCCAACCGCCGCGAAATATATTGTCGATAAAGTGAAGCCGCAGCGTATCGCCATTGTCCATGACAAGCAGCAGTACGGTGAAGGCCTGGCGCGTTCCGTGCAGGACAACCTGAAAAAATCCAATGCCAACGTGGTGTTCTTCGACGGTATTACCGCCGGTGAGAAAGATTTCTCGACCATGGTGGCGCGTCTGAAGAAAGAGAACATCGATTTCGTCTATTACGGTGGTTACCACCCGGAGATGGGCCAGCTCCTGCGTCAGGCGCGTGCTGCCGGTCTGAAAACCCAGTTCATGGGCCCGGAAGGGGTGGCGAACGTCTCCCTGTCTAACATCGCCGGTGAATCGGCTGAAGGCCTTCTGGTCACCAAACCGAAGAACTACGACCAGGTTCCAGCCAACAAACCGATCGTAGACGCGATCAAAGCTAAGAAACAGGATCCAAGCGGCGCGTTCGTCTGGACCACCTACGCTGCGCTGCAAACTCTGCAGGCGGGCCTGAATCAGTCTGCGGAACCGGCTGACATCGCCACCTGGCTGAAAGCGAACTCCGTTGAGACCGTGATGGGGCCGCTGTCATGGGATGAGAAGGGCGATCTGAAAGGCTTTGAGTTCGGCGTGTTTGACTGGCATGCCAATGGTACAGCAACCGACGCTAAGTGA
- a CDS encoding DUF2500 domain-containing protein — translation MSKMPLFFIIVLAIIVIAASFRFVQQRREKADNDAAPLQQKQVVVSNKREKALNDRRSRQQQVTPAGTAMRYEASFKPESGGLEMTFRLDEKQYHQLTVGDKGTLSYKGSRFEGFSPAP, via the coding sequence ATGAGCAAGATGCCGCTTTTTTTTATTATTGTGCTGGCGATTATCGTCATTGCCGCCTCGTTTCGCTTTGTGCAGCAGCGTCGGGAAAAGGCGGATAACGACGCCGCCCCGCTGCAGCAAAAGCAGGTGGTGGTGAGCAATAAACGGGAAAAAGCGCTCAACGATCGCCGATCGCGGCAGCAGCAGGTGACGCCAGCTGGCACTGCAATGCGCTATGAGGCGAGCTTTAAGCCGGAGAGCGGCGGTCTGGAGATGACTTTTCGCCTCGACGAGAAGCAGTACCATCAGCTGACGGTGGGGGATAAAGGGACGTTGAGCTACAAAGGGTCGCGGTTTGAGGGGTTTAGTCCGGCGCCGTGA
- a CDS encoding DUF1145 family protein, translated as MPVLINLGRLLMIGVWAFLLLNLVHPFPRPMNIFVNVALIFTSFMHALQMVMLKNGMPKDGPKMTGWQQLRVFIFGVFELLVWMNKFKAQAKK; from the coding sequence ATGCCGGTACTGATTAATCTGGGTCGTTTGCTGATGATCGGGGTCTGGGCCTTTTTGCTGCTTAACCTCGTCCACCCCTTCCCGCGTCCGATGAATATCTTCGTCAACGTGGCGCTGATCTTCACCTCATTTATGCACGCCCTGCAGATGGTGATGCTCAAAAACGGCATGCCGAAGGATGGCCCGAAAATGACCGGCTGGCAGCAGCTGCGGGTGTTTATTTTTGGCGTGTTTGAACTGCTGGTGTGGATGAATAAGTTTAAGGCGCAGGCGAAGAAGTAA